One part of the Sphingobacterium sp. LZ7M1 genome encodes these proteins:
- the carB gene encoding carbamoyl-phosphate synthase large subunit, translating to MPRNTSINSVLIIGSGPIVIGQACEFDYSGSQAALSLKEEGISVSIINSNPATIMTDSVVADHVYLLPLTCESIEQILQERQIDAVLPTMGGQTALNLCIEASNRGIWDKYNVKVIGVDVAAIEKTENREEFRQLMIDIGVGVANSKIANSFLEGKEAAQLIGFPLVIRPSYTLAGTGGGFVHKKEEFDAALNRGLHASPTHEVLVEQAVLGWKEFELELLRDTNDNVIIICTIENFDPMGIHTGDSITVAPGMTLSDKCYQDMRNQAIKMMRSIGNFAGGCNVQFSVNPENEEIIAIEINPRVSRSSALASKATGYPIAKIAAKLAIGYNLDELQNQITKNTSAYFEPTLDYVIVKVPRFNFDKFKGANKELGLQMKAVGEVMAIGRTFIEALQKAAQSLETGRAGLGADGRQSRNLEEIMHSLEHPSADRLFHIKDAFELGVPLESVRKATLIDKWFLLQIQELVQLEGELRRYQLNNIPRDFFMTLKQKGYSDIQIAWLLGNTTEDEVYARRKELGIRRVYKMVDTCAAEFPAQTPYYYSTFEDENESTASDRKKIIVLGSGPNRIGQGIEFDYSCVHGLLAAKESGYEAIMVNCNPETVSTDFNMADKLYFEPVFWEHVREIIELEKPVGVIVQLGGQTALKMAERLEAEGVKIIGTNFANMDLAEDRGSFSDLLKDLDIPYPKYGVATSAEEAIKVANEVGYPVLVRPSYVLGGQGMSIVINDEDLEKAVVNLLKNLPGNHILIDHFLDRAEEAESDSICDGEDVHIIGMMEHIEPAGIHSGDSSAVLPPFSLSEKVQQKMEEYTIKLAKALNVIGLLNIQFAIKDENVFVIEANPRASRTVPFIAKAYDVPYINIATKVMLGENKLKDFTIERKLNGYAIKEPVFSFSKFPEVDKQLGPEMKSTGEAIRFIKDLNDPHFRELYSKKSMFLNAQ from the coding sequence ATGCCTAGAAACACCTCCATCAATTCGGTATTAATCATTGGATCTGGACCTATTGTTATCGGACAAGCCTGTGAGTTTGACTATTCAGGATCACAAGCAGCATTGTCTCTGAAAGAAGAAGGAATCTCTGTATCCATCATTAATTCAAACCCAGCTACAATCATGACCGATAGTGTTGTAGCAGATCACGTTTATTTACTTCCATTAACTTGCGAAAGTATCGAGCAGATCCTTCAAGAACGCCAAATCGATGCTGTACTACCAACTATGGGTGGTCAGACCGCTTTGAACCTATGTATTGAAGCATCCAACCGTGGTATTTGGGACAAATACAATGTTAAAGTGATAGGAGTTGATGTAGCTGCTATCGAGAAAACTGAAAACCGTGAAGAATTCCGCCAATTGATGATCGACATCGGTGTTGGTGTTGCGAACTCTAAGATTGCGAACTCCTTCTTGGAAGGTAAAGAAGCTGCGCAGTTGATCGGATTCCCATTAGTAATTCGCCCTTCTTACACATTGGCTGGAACCGGAGGTGGTTTTGTGCACAAGAAAGAAGAATTTGACGCTGCCTTGAACAGAGGTCTGCATGCATCCCCTACCCATGAGGTATTGGTGGAGCAAGCAGTATTGGGTTGGAAAGAATTTGAATTGGAATTATTACGTGATACAAACGATAACGTAATCATCATCTGTACGATCGAAAACTTTGATCCTATGGGTATCCATACCGGAGACTCCATTACAGTGGCTCCAGGGATGACCCTTTCGGACAAATGTTACCAAGATATGCGTAATCAAGCAATTAAGATGATGCGCTCTATCGGTAACTTCGCCGGTGGTTGTAACGTTCAGTTCTCTGTAAACCCTGAGAACGAAGAGATCATTGCTATCGAGATCAACCCACGTGTTTCCCGTTCATCAGCATTGGCTTCTAAAGCTACAGGTTACCCTATCGCTAAGATCGCTGCGAAATTGGCAATCGGTTATAACTTGGACGAACTTCAGAACCAGATCACTAAAAATACTTCAGCATACTTCGAGCCTACATTGGACTATGTAATCGTTAAGGTTCCACGCTTTAACTTTGACAAGTTTAAAGGTGCCAACAAGGAATTGGGCTTACAGATGAAGGCTGTAGGTGAGGTTATGGCAATCGGCCGTACTTTCATCGAGGCACTTCAAAAAGCGGCTCAATCGCTTGAGACTGGCCGTGCAGGTTTAGGTGCTGATGGTCGCCAATCAAGAAATTTAGAGGAAATCATGCACAGCTTGGAGCATCCAAGTGCTGATCGCCTTTTCCATATCAAAGATGCTTTCGAATTAGGGGTTCCTTTGGAATCTGTTCGTAAAGCGACCTTAATTGACAAATGGTTCTTATTGCAAATTCAAGAGCTTGTTCAATTAGAAGGTGAATTGCGCAGATACCAATTGAACAATATCCCTCGCGATTTCTTCATGACCTTGAAACAAAAAGGTTATTCAGATATACAAATCGCTTGGTTACTAGGGAATACAACAGAAGACGAGGTTTATGCTCGCCGTAAAGAATTGGGTATCCGTCGCGTTTACAAAATGGTTGACACCTGTGCCGCGGAATTCCCTGCACAGACTCCATACTATTACTCTACTTTCGAAGACGAAAACGAGTCGACAGCATCTGACCGCAAAAAGATCATCGTATTAGGTTCAGGACCTAACCGTATCGGTCAAGGTATCGAGTTTGATTACTCATGTGTACACGGTCTATTGGCCGCTAAAGAATCTGGTTACGAAGCAATCATGGTTAACTGTAACCCTGAGACGGTTTCTACAGACTTTAACATGGCTGACAAACTCTACTTCGAGCCTGTATTCTGGGAACACGTTCGTGAAATCATCGAATTGGAGAAACCGGTTGGTGTAATCGTTCAGTTAGGTGGTCAAACTGCCTTGAAAATGGCTGAGCGCCTAGAAGCCGAAGGCGTAAAGATCATCGGAACAAACTTTGCAAACATGGACTTGGCTGAAGACCGTGGAAGTTTCTCGGATCTATTGAAAGATTTAGATATCCCTTATCCAAAATATGGTGTGGCAACTTCTGCAGAGGAAGCGATCAAGGTTGCGAATGAAGTCGGTTACCCAGTATTGGTTCGTCCTTCCTATGTACTAGGTGGACAAGGAATGAGCATCGTGATCAACGATGAAGACTTGGAGAAAGCAGTAGTGAACCTATTAAAAAATCTTCCAGGTAACCATATCCTAATTGACCACTTCTTGGATAGAGCTGAAGAAGCGGAATCAGATTCGATCTGTGACGGTGAAGATGTTCACATCATCGGAATGATGGAGCACATCGAGCCTGCAGGTATCCACTCTGGTGACTCATCAGCAGTATTGCCTCCATTTAGCTTATCAGAAAAGGTTCAGCAGAAAATGGAAGAATATACCATCAAATTAGCGAAAGCATTGAATGTGATCGGTCTATTGAACATCCAATTCGCCATCAAAGATGAGAATGTATTTGTAATCGAGGCAAACCCTCGTGCATCACGTACAGTTCCATTTATCGCGAAAGCTTATGATGTACCTTACATCAATATCGCTACAAAGGTGATGTTGGGCGAGAACAAGTTGAAAGACTTCACGATCGAGCGCAAACTGAATGGATACGCCATCAAAGAGCCTGTATTCTCTTTCTCAAAATTCCCTGAGGTAGACAAGCAATTAGGCCCTGAGATGAAATCTACTGGTGAAGCAATCCGTTTTATCAAAGATCTTAACGATCCACATTTCAGAGAATTGTACAGCAAGAAATCAATGTTCTTGAATGCGCAGTAG
- a CDS encoding family 20 glycosylhydrolase: protein MVHHLRKLLFLTCLLPLWLSAQEQEIAIIPRPVKVVSQEGNFNLDHKLDLYYTEEFSQVADLVNEIPGIHIGNSELVKKIKKQHNSGIRLFKAEEYDRVDPNGYLIEVDEQGILIKAHSAQAMIPGIYSLVQLSYLNDSKSLPFVRIEDKPRFPYRGMHLDVSRNFMPFNFLKKYIDLLALYKFNYFHWHLTDGAGWRLEIKQYPELTKKAAWRTHTLWKDWWNNGRQYVDEGTPNASGGYYTQDQARELVAYAAKRGITIIPEIEMPGHSEEVLAVYPELSCTGQPYTQGEFCLGNEDSYKFLKNVLDEVMTIFPSPYIHIGGDEADKSHWKNCPKCQALMKKDSLKSEDELQSYAIKQMDEYLQSKGRKLIGWDEILEGGLTAGATVMSWRGEEGGIKSANAGHDVIMTPGAYLYFDGYQTDPRTQPEALGGFLPLEKVYSYNPIPEGIQDDKKKHILGAQANVWTEHIPTYQHVEYMAFPRALALSEVVWTDKESKSWPDFQKRLQQQYKILQKLEVNYYRPSYNVINKVEFDSVHVRNTVSLSSEQFKPNIRYTIDGTEPSKSSTLYNLPIELSKSAVIKAASFLDSARVSPVETIELDIHKAIGKEVIYKTAWEGYPAQGNRTLTNGIKGTLTYQDGQWQGFTKGVDVIVDFERREEIKSVALNFMQIPAPGVYFPGEFTVLVSDNGKSYRELGTVKNQVSTTDPALKFQKFEIKLEKPVMARYIQIKATNPMKGYLFADEIVIY, encoded by the coding sequence ATGGTTCATCATCTGCGTAAATTACTCTTTTTGACCTGTTTGTTGCCCTTATGGCTATCTGCCCAAGAACAGGAAATTGCCATAATTCCTCGACCTGTCAAAGTGGTCTCCCAAGAAGGAAATTTCAACCTCGACCACAAACTAGATCTCTACTATACCGAGGAGTTTTCCCAGGTTGCAGATCTGGTCAATGAGATACCAGGCATTCATATTGGAAATTCAGAGTTAGTTAAAAAGATCAAAAAACAGCATAATTCGGGAATTCGCCTGTTTAAGGCGGAAGAATATGACCGTGTTGACCCAAACGGCTACCTCATTGAGGTGGATGAACAGGGTATCCTCATTAAGGCGCATTCCGCTCAAGCGATGATCCCGGGAATCTATAGTCTGGTGCAATTGAGCTATCTGAACGACAGTAAGTCCTTGCCATTTGTACGCATCGAGGATAAGCCAAGGTTTCCCTATAGAGGGATGCACTTGGATGTTTCCCGGAATTTTATGCCCTTTAATTTCCTAAAGAAATACATTGACCTATTGGCGCTTTATAAATTCAATTACTTCCATTGGCACCTAACAGATGGGGCTGGATGGAGATTGGAGATCAAGCAGTACCCAGAATTGACGAAGAAGGCCGCTTGGAGGACGCATACGCTGTGGAAAGATTGGTGGAACAATGGTCGACAATATGTAGACGAAGGTACCCCAAATGCCAGTGGAGGATATTATACGCAAGACCAAGCAAGGGAACTGGTAGCCTATGCCGCTAAGCGGGGCATTACCATTATTCCAGAGATTGAAATGCCAGGACATTCCGAAGAGGTATTAGCCGTTTACCCTGAACTATCCTGTACAGGCCAACCTTATACCCAAGGTGAGTTCTGTTTAGGCAATGAGGACAGCTATAAATTCCTAAAGAATGTTTTGGATGAGGTAATGACCATCTTCCCTTCCCCGTATATCCATATCGGAGGCGATGAGGCTGATAAATCCCATTGGAAAAATTGTCCGAAATGCCAAGCCTTGATGAAGAAGGATAGCCTGAAGTCGGAAGATGAACTACAGTCCTATGCCATCAAGCAAATGGATGAGTACCTGCAATCCAAAGGCAGAAAGCTGATAGGCTGGGATGAGATATTAGAAGGAGGATTGACAGCGGGAGCCACCGTGATGAGCTGGAGAGGTGAAGAAGGCGGGATTAAATCAGCGAATGCTGGGCATGATGTCATCATGACGCCTGGGGCATATTTATATTTTGATGGTTACCAAACCGATCCTAGGACACAGCCTGAAGCCTTGGGTGGATTTTTGCCATTGGAAAAGGTCTATAGCTACAACCCTATCCCGGAAGGGATCCAAGATGATAAGAAAAAGCATATTCTAGGTGCACAAGCGAATGTATGGACGGAACACATCCCAACCTACCAACATGTGGAATACATGGCATTCCCAAGGGCATTAGCGCTATCGGAAGTGGTATGGACCGATAAGGAAAGTAAGTCCTGGCCTGATTTCCAAAAGAGACTGCAACAGCAATATAAGATATTACAGAAATTGGAGGTGAACTATTACCGTCCATCCTATAATGTGATCAATAAGGTAGAATTTGATTCTGTTCATGTCAGGAACACCGTTAGTTTGTCTTCGGAGCAGTTTAAACCAAACATCCGCTATACGATAGATGGGACGGAACCGAGCAAATCATCGACCTTGTACAATCTTCCGATCGAGCTATCGAAATCGGCGGTAATCAAGGCTGCATCCTTTTTGGATTCCGCTAGGGTCAGTCCGGTGGAGACCATAGAACTGGATATACATAAGGCCATTGGAAAAGAAGTGATCTATAAAACGGCTTGGGAAGGATATCCTGCACAGGGCAACAGGACGCTGACCAACGGCATAAAAGGAACATTGACCTACCAGGATGGACAATGGCAGGGATTTACCAAAGGCGTAGATGTGATTGTGGATTTTGAGAGAAGAGAAGAGATAAAATCTGTGGCCTTAAATTTTATGCAAATCCCAGCACCGGGGGTATATTTTCCGGGAGAGTTTACGGTATTGGTTTCGGACAATGGAAAAAGTTACAGAGAATTGGGAACCGTAAAAAATCAGGTAAGCACGACAGACCCGGCATTGAAATTTCAGAAGTTTGAAATCAAGCTGGAAAAGCCGGTCATGGCACGATATATACAGATCAAGGCGACTAACCCGATGAAGGGTTATCTATTCGCCGATGAGATAGTCATTTATTAA
- a CDS encoding formylglycine-generating enzyme family protein has product MNIFKSIPISLLLFTACQSGAKNKEQVVFSDSVAVCHTSSIPSRFANLKKDSVGNNLLGEDKAEMVLIEGGTFEMGSNSFQDAQPLHQVTVNSFYMDVHEVTNAQFEAFVKATGYVTVAERPLDPKDFSGADPALLVPGSAVFSAPKQVQGLQDHLQWWEYVPDANWRHPEGPKSSIKGKENHPVTQLAYEDAEAYAKWAGKRLPTEAEWEYAAKAGKHQAETYYWGSEKLEDGKWLANIYQGEFPTKNSKEDGFETTAPVKSFPANAFGLYDMEGNVWEWCSDFYRPDYYQHSPKDNPKGPADSYDPQEPGTIKRVQRGGSFLCNDQYCERYKAGSRGKGEINSPTNNVGFRCVKSII; this is encoded by the coding sequence ATGAACATTTTCAAATCTATTCCTATTTCCCTTTTATTGTTCACTGCTTGCCAATCTGGTGCTAAGAATAAAGAACAGGTTGTCTTTTCAGATTCGGTTGCCGTATGTCATACCTCATCCATTCCTTCCCGTTTTGCAAACCTAAAGAAGGATTCCGTGGGTAATAATCTCCTAGGGGAGGATAAAGCAGAAATGGTCTTGATTGAAGGGGGAACCTTTGAAATGGGAAGCAATAGCTTTCAGGATGCACAACCTTTGCACCAAGTTACGGTCAATAGCTTTTATATGGACGTGCATGAGGTAACCAATGCCCAGTTTGAAGCATTTGTGAAAGCCACTGGATATGTAACGGTAGCGGAGCGGCCATTAGATCCAAAAGATTTCTCTGGAGCAGACCCAGCTTTATTGGTGCCAGGCTCAGCAGTCTTCTCGGCTCCAAAACAAGTCCAAGGTTTGCAAGACCACCTGCAATGGTGGGAATATGTTCCCGATGCCAATTGGCGCCATCCTGAAGGACCTAAGAGCAGTATTAAAGGAAAGGAGAACCATCCTGTCACGCAACTTGCCTACGAAGATGCAGAAGCCTATGCAAAATGGGCTGGAAAGCGACTTCCAACAGAAGCGGAATGGGAATATGCAGCCAAGGCAGGTAAACATCAAGCGGAAACCTACTATTGGGGGTCTGAGAAGTTGGAAGATGGCAAATGGCTAGCGAATATTTACCAGGGTGAATTCCCCACCAAGAACTCTAAAGAAGATGGATTCGAAACTACGGCACCAGTCAAGTCCTTTCCAGCGAATGCCTTTGGCCTTTACGATATGGAAGGTAATGTCTGGGAATGGTGTTCTGACTTCTACAGACCAGATTACTACCAACATAGTCCTAAAGATAACCCCAAAGGACCAGCAGATTCCTACGATCCCCAAGAACCCGGAACCATCAAACGCGTACAACGTGGAGGCTCATTCCTTTGCAATGACCAATATTGCGAGCGCTATAAAGCCGGAAGTCGAGGAAAAGGAGAAATCAATTCGCCGACAAATAATGTAGGGTTTAGGTGTGTCAAGAGTATTATTTAG
- a CDS encoding Gfo/Idh/MocA family protein produces MNNSRRDFLKKAGLLSSAAITLPSLQNEVFASSNFNMSGFAAPKIDKVKVAVIGLGMRGPGAVDRLSYIEGVEIVALCDKHADRVTKAQTILTKKGLKEAKAYSGEDGWKSMLKNEELDLVYITTPWEYHAPMAIEAMKSGAHAATEVPMGLTISEIWEVVKTSEATKKHCMMLENCCYDFFEMLTLNMVRQGLFGELVHAEGAYIHDLLDLNFDKKGYENMWRLRENIKLNGNLYPTHGIGPIAQCMNINCGDKLNHLVAMQSNDFMMADRARELAAKDDFFQEFVGKKYRGNMDTTLIKTEKGKTLMVQHDVTSPRPYSRIHLLSGTKGFAQKYPQEGIAFGHSFVKPEELKKLYDQYTPELVKFIGEQAKEVGGHGGMDFMMDWRMIDCLRNGLPLDQTVYDGAVWSAIVPLSVESVSKNSRTVDIPDFTRGNWKTNKPHDMTLNGGGNTKIRPKVNAKDVQLNVK; encoded by the coding sequence ATGAATAACTCCCGTAGAGATTTTTTAAAGAAGGCTGGTTTGTTGTCCAGCGCAGCAATTACATTGCCCTCTTTGCAAAACGAGGTGTTTGCAAGCTCCAACTTTAATATGTCTGGATTTGCTGCTCCAAAAATAGATAAAGTAAAAGTAGCCGTAATTGGTTTGGGTATGCGTGGTCCTGGCGCCGTGGATCGTCTTTCATACATTGAAGGTGTAGAAATCGTAGCACTATGTGATAAGCATGCAGACCGTGTGACCAAGGCTCAAACTATCTTAACTAAAAAAGGATTGAAGGAAGCTAAAGCCTATTCAGGTGAAGATGGCTGGAAATCCATGTTGAAAAACGAAGAACTAGACCTTGTATATATCACAACTCCTTGGGAATACCACGCTCCAATGGCTATTGAAGCAATGAAATCTGGTGCACACGCTGCAACAGAGGTTCCAATGGGATTGACGATCTCTGAAATCTGGGAAGTTGTAAAAACTTCTGAAGCGACCAAGAAACATTGTATGATGTTGGAGAACTGTTGTTATGACTTCTTCGAAATGTTGACTTTGAACATGGTACGTCAAGGGTTATTCGGCGAATTGGTACATGCTGAAGGTGCTTATATCCATGACTTATTGGACTTGAACTTCGATAAGAAAGGTTATGAAAACATGTGGAGATTGCGTGAGAACATCAAATTGAACGGTAACTTGTACCCAACCCACGGTATTGGCCCAATCGCGCAATGTATGAACATCAACTGTGGCGATAAATTGAACCACCTCGTTGCTATGCAGTCAAATGACTTTATGATGGCTGACAGAGCTAGAGAATTAGCAGCAAAGGATGATTTCTTCCAAGAATTCGTTGGTAAGAAATACAGAGGAAATATGGATACGACCTTGATCAAAACTGAAAAAGGTAAAACATTAATGGTTCAACATGATGTTACTTCACCTCGTCCTTATTCTCGTATTCACTTATTGAGTGGTACAAAAGGCTTTGCACAGAAATACCCTCAAGAAGGAATCGCTTTCGGACATAGCTTCGTAAAACCAGAAGAACTTAAAAAACTATACGATCAGTACACTCCGGAATTAGTGAAATTCATTGGTGAACAAGCTAAGGAAGTTGGTGGCCATGGTGGTATGGACTTTATGATGGACTGGAGAATGATCGACTGTCTGCGTAATGGTCTTCCTCTTGATCAAACGGTATATGATGGCGCCGTATGGAGTGCAATCGTTCCATTAAGCGTTGAATCTGTTTCTAAAAACAGCAGAACAGTGGACATCCCTGACTTCACTAGAGGTAACTGGAAAACAAACAAACCTCATGATATGACCTTGAACGGTGGTGGTAACACCAAGATCCGTCCAAAGGTTAACGCGAAGGATGTTCAATTAAATGTGAAATAG